GATCACCTTTGAGCAACATCAGGAGGCCACCAAAAGATGCATAAATCTCCCTGAAATGCGAATGAGGGGCAAATTAATTCATTAGATTATTGCACAAGGCGGATTGGTCAAAGCAATTGGTTGACAAACGACAGCTAATTATAGGATAACATTTACTGTAGCAGGCAGTACGTGTATTGCGGTTATACATACAGGCACAGTGAAATTCATTatatacatgtttttttaaacCGTGCTTACACTGTACGGTCAGAATCACATAACACAACTAGCCCAGCATACTTATAGCTCAAAATGGAGAAAAGGCCATCTAcataataaagtaattttGTTCTATCTATTTGGTAAGAAAATGGACTACACTTGCAAGGATTTAATCATTTAAGACCTATTCTCCTTAGTACAAACTATACAGAAGGAATACAAAATGTGTAAAACCAAGCCCACCAATCAGCCTTCCAACAGACCATGGCAATATTTCATATTGACTGACATTTGCTTCGAGAGAAAAGCACAGGGGCATATGGAGTGCACTAGTACCTTAGATAATTAGGTGTGCTAGTGCACAAAGTCATAAAAAAAGATTTGAATGTCCTGAAAATTTCCGAAAATAATTCATGACGTTGACACAATGTATACCTACTATGTAAAAAACAGATAATATCCAAATTCAATACGTAGCTtgacaaagaaaaatacaaaccAGACTATGAAAAGtaccaaattcaaatttggagcAAAAGCATCACACTGGTACTATTCCCAGTCAGTTttgtcattttgttttgtgagATGTGAATTGAATTGGATCTGAAATTTTGAGGTGTGGTAGATATATTTTGCATTATTGTTGTCAAAAAGTTTCAGAATTTTAATTACTGTTAAAGATGTTAATCAATCACTAGTGCACCTAATATGCCCCCTAAAAAGCAGGCCCAACACATAAATACATTAGTTCTTGTAGTGCACCAGAATGTACCGATCATCTTCTTTTCCACTGCACAGTAGCAATATATGGATGGGGTGTGCTGTGATTTACTGTCAATATTAGTTGTTTCCTGGTTCTTTTGCTGGCAACTGATGTTGGATTGATGTTTTTCAGTAAAATTAAGCTTTGATCGCTCCAAGCATAGTTGGACGACATGGAAGGTTAGAAATGATACTAGTACTTGTTTTagagatgtactccctccgtcccatattaagtgactcaaatttgtccaaatatggatgtatctatgcttaaaaagcgtctagatacatgtaatagaaagtcacttaatatgggacggagggagtatatcctTAAGTTCCCACTAACTTGTTTTTCAAGTTTTCCACCGGATTTCTTAATGAGCTGGTCTTAAGAAACCAAACCCGCAAGAACAACAACGCAGCTGGGTgccgctgttgctgctggCAAATTCTTCCACAGAAGGCAAGTCTGGGGGCATATGGTGCTCAGGTTAGAACATCACTGATGCTTCGCCGGATCCATGGGTGCCTGATGTTCCAGATGGATTATTCCTTTGCTGTTGGCAGCATCTATTTGGGTTGTACAAAGGAAGGGCCAGAAATAGTTGCGTATAACTGTTTTTATGGTTTGTTGGCTAGCGGATGAAAACGGAAATGAATTATTGCTTCAAGACCGAGGAACTACtcaattttgaagaaagaaaacgtATTAGGTTACTCAGTGTGACTCCCTACTAGATTAAAAAACTGTACAAATTCATCTAAATTTTAGAAAAGTCATACACTTTAGCAGCTTGACCACCAGAACTATCCTCTGAAATCTTGTAAAGCTTCCCATGCATGACATAGTCATACTTGTCAGCAAGTGTTTTCCTACCAGCCTGCAAGAAATAGTACAATGTAAGGTTTCCGCACAAAGCttcatcacataaataaaaGTCCAAGTGAAACAGGGACAACATTTGGGAAACTTTAACACACTTAGACTCATTCACGTAATTCATTTGACACATTGTTCCAAAATCAGCTTGTATGAAGAGCAAGTCACATCACCTGTGTATAGTAGCCAGTGTCTGGAGTTCCATCCAGATTCAGCGTAGGAGCTAAAACCATGGTGAATTTGTCACCAGCATGCATTGGATAGACATCGGTAGCGACATCTAACTGCATGTACATCTGCTCACTGCGAGCCTCAATGCGATTAACTGCACACCaatacaaaaaggaaaacttcTGGTTCAATAAACATCTATATCAACGAAGTTGAACAAGTATAGCTACAGAGTACGATTTAAGCATTAGTAGTTCTATACATCTGCACAGTGCAGTGCAAAATGGCCAGATTTAATTGGTAACGGCACCAAGATACATTCATGAGCAGCATGAGTCGGCACAGCAAAGCCTGATGTAGGACTCAAAATTCATTATGCGAAACTGCCGGAGAGAATTACCTCTGTCGAACTTCTTGCCATCAGGATCGATCCTGCTCACGACGAAGATATCCTCGAAGAGGTGCTCAGCCATTTTTCCTGCCCAAGATGGAGAGCAATAACTTATACTTATATGCTACTGTAAAATACGTTCAATAATAATTCGAAAAAGGATTTCAACCAAACAGCCCACTGCTTATTCTCCTCAGTTTCTCCCCCAAAACCCCATTAATCCAGCCAAACATGCAACAACCGGCTGCTGCTATTACAGGAAACCCAATCTAAGCGGACCTAGAACTCGTGCAGCCGGAATTTTTGAAGGTCAGTGGGTTTCATCTAATTGGGGGAGGGTGTgtgggggaggcggcgggggtggtAAGGTAGGAGAAAGGGGGAGGAGACTTGACTTACAACGGCTGGGGAGAGCGCTGCCGTCGAGGAAGGGACGGAGCGCGGCGCAGCCGGGAAAGGTTAGGGCCGTCGAGGGAGAGAGCCGACCGGGGGTGAGCGCCGTCGAGGACTCGAGGGAGAGAcagagcggcggcgcaggcaAGGTGAACTAACTGGGCCTCTCCCCGTGTCGCTCGCGCAATTTGTACCGAGGAAATCACCCGTGACAGAGTGCGAGACACAACTGGCCCATTAGGCTCATTAGGCGCACGCAGGAAGCACGGCCCGTTTTACCGTGGGATGTTTCCGCaattttgctttgctttatCTTTTCGGAGAAATGACAGAAGCTCCATCGTTCAATTACAAGAGAAAGAGTACGACTACTTTTGATAAAAAGGTTAAAACTATAAAGAAACTCCACACAACGATAAGACTACTCACCCTACTTCTGATTCCTTGTcgctgcatttttttttcattttgataGGGCTGCATCATCCATAAGCACTGAGATACTTCatctttttcttaaaaattgACATATTTAGTTTATAAAGCTTTGATCAATACTTATTTTCTTAATATGTGAGTTTTAGGACATGAAAATTATATTACAGTTCttcttcaaaagttcttgttaataatcatgattttatTTCGTATGaattacatattaataaagttaTTACTGGTGAGAGTCTTAGGTGAAAGATAGCAGATCACCACACAATTGCATGTTATATTTAAAAAAGATGTCCCACCCTAACTCCGCCCCTAAGATGAGGCGGGACcgagaggagccggagacgatgCGATGTCGGATATGGATGCAATAAATCATACCCCCTCTCCACACAAGCCAGTGCTGGGAGCACACTCGACAACCCAAACCGAACTGGCGCTTCGTCCTCGTTCCATCTTCCAATTCACATTTTCGCCCAAGTGACGTCCGATCAGCTGTTTGGGCTTGTCTGGTGTCCGGTTCGTGTTTTGTTGAGGTAAGGAAGATAAAGCGAACTCACAGGAAACATCATAGAAATTTGTGGCATTGGCAGTGCGCTtcatgggaaaaaaaaacagtacgACGCAGACTTAAAgcaacggttttgctatttcttaggcgactgagaaataattatttctcaatcgataataacaaccttttgattcaatcactgagattcgtgtaagattattGCAGcccgatggataagaaaatcttgattggatggttacgattgttgactgagaaataactattttttagacgactgagaaatagacccTCCCTTAAAGCAAACTATATTGACGTCCAACTTGGTTGGGTCAAGTTGCCTAACAAGACAAATGAGCCCACAAACATGAATTGGCTACAACATCTCCGTGCTTGCTTTCGATACATAACTCACCGCTCGAACTCCTGACctaaaatgaaaagaaaaaacagtacTTCCtacgtccaacaaaagatgtctcaaatttgtcaaaatttgaatgtatttagacaaaacttagtgtataaatgcatttaaatttagtcaaagttgagacattttttattggacggaggagtaTGAAAATTCATGTCAACCTTCTCAGTATCAAGGAAGCCACGTGTTGGTTCCTCCTTAATTCGTACCCCCGTTCGATTATTACACATCTGAAGAAATCAGTCGATCACAGTCGGGGCGAGTGATAATGGTCATCTataggcggcgcggcggcgctctcTGCTTCAATTATTGGCGCGTCCGCTTGACAAAAAGAAGGCGTCGAGTCTTTGCAATGATGTTGTTCTTGTCGTTTGCACGTACAATCTAGCACAGAAGCGAGAAGGTAAGGTGATCTATTAGAGAAATAGCGTTAGGTGCTCTGGATTCTCTCTTAAGGCTTGCATTGCACACCCATTGCACAATTGAGCACGTTCTGAATTTGATTAATCCAGTGTTCCTTTGAGCAGTCAGAGCAGCTCGAACCCGTGAAGGCGTGTGTCTCCGTCGAGAAGGGGGAGGCGAGAGGAATGCGATAGGACGGTTTTCAGATCTCATAGAAGGGTACACTGCATCTGTAAACCAGGAGTCTTCGTCTCCGTCTCCATCTCGCTGTCGCCTATCGCAGCTGGCGTGGTGGCGGCCGGCATTTAGCTACTACCTAACCTCAGTTGCTTTCCACGACGGCTCCACGTTTGTTAAAGCCTCGAGGATCTGAAAACTATGGCATAAACATCCTTCTTCCAGTAAAGGAGAAGGCAGAGCTCTCGCCGTACGTACGTAAACCTTTCGAGTCAAGCAGGAAAAAGAAGCAGTGAGCAAAGATGCATTGATCGCCATTAAATTACGGAAGTGCAGTGTAGTCTGTGTAGACTCATCAGATTAAATGGCTTCGTGACTATCTTCTCACcacaaatataaaataaatcaaccaCATCAAAGTTTGAACACCACAAACTGAGCATAGAAAAGAATTTCCTAGCTTTTTGACGAGGCGCTACCTCGATAATACCCTGACACAAGGATTTTTGACTGAGAGAGAGCACGCCAGCGATCTCGTCGATTAACAAAGACTAGGGAAATCGcaaggtttacccaggttcggggctctcagaaggtaatacccctacgtcctgcttttggtgtattgtattgatcgAGATTACAGAGAAGGTATGAAGTTACGGTGCGCAGATGGATCTGGCGTATGGGTAGAGGTTACCCCTTCCCGACTCCccctcctagccttatatacTGGCGGTTAGGTCTCGGGCGTGATAATCGGAAAGGTTACAATTAAATCAGTTTATTCTGGTACGAAAAGATTATGCTCATTGTTTTGAGCCGCACTTTGAGAGACTCGACCTGCATATATTTGATGGACATTCGAGTGGACCCCCTGTTGGGCTGTATCGggtatatgaaggttgagGATTCGAAGGGTCATTCCCTCGTCAGTTAGCTCCCGAGTCCTTGCTCGAGGCGTAGGCTCGGGTAGGGACTCAAGAGTTTTTATTTCAGTTACTCGACTGTAGCAGATAATCTTCTTGCTTTAACTGTCCATCGGTCAATTGATTCGAATGTTTGTCAGACCCGAATCTTGGGAATTCCTGACCTATGGCTCGGAAACCACATGGCGTTTCTGCGAATTGTACTGATACTATGTGGGATGGTTGCGTAACGCGCCTGGAATACTCGATCGGTCGAGTCCAGTTGATTGCACCGGGGCAAAAACTTTGTTAGCATACATCAGCACTCGAGTAGCCTGGATAACTGGCTGTATTCGAGTCAAACCTGCCGGGGGCTTTACAGTCTCGAAATCCAATACTGTGGGGCGATCAACCAACGCGCCCGTTGGGATCTTTTCTTCATGCAAGCGCATGGATAATCTGGAATCGCCTGACGATGCTGATTTCCAGACCCGATGAAAAACCATCGGGTCTTACCTTCACGTTATGAACGTGGCTTCGGGTTTGTTTTGCAGTCTGTGCGACCCGGATATTGCTGTCGAGTGCCCATGAGTAGGGTACACCTCGAGTTCCTGTGCTGTCGGGTGGCAGCCCCGAGTTTTCTAGAGCTTGATATGACGTCTCTGTTGACGTTTTGATTAAAGAAATTGTCTAGGCAGTCGATGGGACGTACCTTATGCTTTATGCACGGACTGAATTGAGTACTGTGGATGTGGTCAGTTTGATTTGACCATACGACATGCGCAAGATTTTAGGTCAATAATAGCTGTCGTGGGTTCCTGAACCGATGGAAGGAGAAACGGCCCGTTTCTGCTGGGGCCACGCGTCATACATGGATGCGAAACGCATGGCATCATTCTGAATCGTGCGGCGGTGATTCCGTTCCTTCTTGTTatcaatcatcttcttcctgccTCATTTCGCCCCTTTGTCTTCTTCATCCCATCGCATCTTCCTTCTGCGCTCTGCTCCTTTGCTCAAACCTAGCCTCCTCTCCGTCGCTCTCGCTCCCCACTTCATTCCTTACTACCATCACGCGCTTGCTACCATGGGCAGGAAGAAAATCTCCACTACCGCCGGTGCCAGCACCGTTGCTGGCGGCAAGAAGGCATTTCACGATGCTCCCCCCGCCTTGGACAAGAAATCCAAGAAGATTGCTGACACCGCGCCCGGCGGTGACAAGAGGACCGGGGAGTGGAAGCGCTCTGGGATCTTGGCGCGCCACTTCTCGGTGATGCGAAAGCACAGACTCATTCTCGGCGAGGACTCCGGCAAGGTTCGCGTCCCGGGCAATGAGGTAACTCCCCGTCCCAGGCCTGGGGAGCGAGTTATTTTCTACGATTTTGTTATCCGCGGCCTCTCTCTCCCAGTCCACTTCTTCCatgcgctgctgctggcgtaCAGCCTTCAGATGCATGATCTGACGCCCAATAGCTATCTGCACATTGCGTGTTTCATCACGCTCTGTGAGTGCTACCTGGGCGTGAAACCCCACTGGGGTTTGTGGAAGAAACTGTTCATCATCAAGCGGCAGGGTAAAGGCGACTGGATCTACAGGACCGGCGGTGCCAACATCCAAGTCTGTGGAGATGTTCAGTACTTCTCCCTTCATCAGATCGAGTCGGTGCAGCAATGGAGGAGTCGGTGGTTTTACCTCCAAGACGAGCCAGTCGACGGCAAGGATTTCAGCCTGCCCGAGTTCTCCGCCTCTGCTCAAGTGAGGAAGTTGAAGTCTTGGAACCATGAGCTGACAGCCGAAGAAGATGCAGAGGCTATTGTTCTGCTGAAGCAAGTGGTCGAGCTTTAGTAGACTCCCAAGAAAGAGGCGAGTGGTCTGCAACTTATCGCTCTTTTCATGAAGAGGCGGATTCAGCCGATCCAGGCTCAAGTCCACTCCATGTGGGAGTACTCAGGGCCGTCAGACTCCACTTGAGTCTGTGCGCAGGAGCTATCGGATGAGGACCTTCTGACTCGAGTAAGGGTGGTCACTCGAAAGGAGATCACCCTGGAAGATCTGGAGTCGCCTCTGCCGCCTTACGGACCCGATCGATCGCGTGAAGAGGTGATTTTTACTTGCTCATTCACCATTTACTACTCTGCAATTTCCATGTTAGTCTTTATTGAAAAATGTTGCTGCAGGGCCATCAGGAGCTTATGAGCAGACCTCCATTGGACGAAGGAGTGCCAATCGATGACGACGAACTGGTCGACTACTCCAACTCCGACGCCCTTTACGAGGATGACGTGGATGAGGACGAAGATGACCATCAATCACGCAAGCGTGGTCGGTCGAGTGAGGCGGAGCAATCGACCGGAGACTCTTATCAGCACGAGGTGCCTGAGGAGGCGATTCCTTCGAGTGCCACAGCCGCATCCGACGAGCCGAGGCCCCGGTCACCGTCTCCGTCGGCTCCCCTGACCAAGAAGGCCAAGGTCGCTGTCAAGCCGAAGGGACGTCTTCGCATATTCGATGTGTCATCGAGTGGCTCCTCAAGGTACGTTTTGTTTAAAAACTAGTCCCTTTGTCTGTTGGGATTTCTTCTTTCCGAGTTAATGAATAGCCGAAAACCAGAGTGATGGTGATGCCGCGGCCAAGAATTCTCACGCCGTTTCTCCAGCCCGGAGTCCTTCGAAACCGAGTGCGTCTTTGGCTCGGTGCGAGATTCTTTGCCGGCGAGGAACTCACCAGCGGGGCTTCCCGAGACGGCACCGACTCCAACTATTGTGCAGTCGTCGAGTTCGGCGTCTCAGCTTCGTATTGGGTCTTTGGCTCTGGAAAACCATGTGAGTGTTCTCCCGAGGGGAGTGCTgagtgaattttttttgctaatgGCTTTCACTAATGCTTTTGTCAATTGCAGCCTTTTGTTGAAAGGTTGGTGGATCTTGGCGACCGCTACCTGATactggaggaggagaaccAGCAGCTACGCCTGGAGCTGAACCAGGCGAAAGAGGCCGCTGCTCACGCCAATGGTATGAGCTTTTAACCGTATTTAATCCCTGTCCATACTGTCTGCATGGACTTGTTGCCTGTTAACCTTGCCTGTATTTGCAGGTTTGACTGAACAAGCCAACCGACTACGCGACGTGGCGGTTGGTAATAGTCAAGAATGGCGGTCGAAGTACGAGCAACTGGTTGCTGATTCCGCCAAGGAATTGGCGGCTGCGCGTGCCGAGGTGGACGCAGCTGTCAAGCAGGCCAAGCTGGAGGCGCAGGAGAGCTTTGCACTCGAGAGGAAGGAGATTGCCTCTTGAGATGATGAGTTGAAGACGCGACTTTCCCTCGGCTCATTATCCTCTATTTGTGGCAAACACAAAGTCCTTGAATTGAGTGGCGTGGTGGGCTCCGTTGGGGAGTTGTGCGATCATGCGGGTGACATGCTCGCGAAGGTGACTTCCTCGCTGAGGTCATTATATACGAGCATGTATCCAGATGTCGAGACGCCGAGCTCACTCGACAGCTTGCTGAGCTTCTTCGATGGAGAAGATCCACTCGAAGACTTCACCCGAGCGCAAATGCGGGCGGGTGCAGAGGCTGCCTTCATTCTCTCGCTCgcgcatggactcgacaaggCGCTGTTGCAGAAGGTTGCTGTGGGTGCTCCAACGACTCCTGACGGGCAAGTCGTCGAGTTGAAGTGCTTTGTCAAGCGGGGGCATAAGCTGGCGAAAAAGTTTATCGCCGTCATCGAGCAACTGAACGCGGCGACTGTTCGGACCGCGCAGGAGGCTATGGATGAGGTGGGAGCTCGTCCTTCGTCGTGAAGTTCGTTCTTGCCTTGCTGTAATAGTTTATAGTATTGACTCCGCCATGACTTTGTTTAAGATGAACCCGTACTATGATGCctgaaatttcttcttttgatgCGCTATGAATGTCTCTTGGTCGTGTTTTGaagatatattttgttttctgtctTGTTTGGCGCTGTAGAGTGATGATGACGAAACGCACGAAACACCGCTTGCCGAGGCTGTTCCTGTGCAATCGCAACCAGTGCTTGCTACCGTGGCGACTCCGGCGCCTTCCCCGCCTCTCTTCTGGTCCCGACGATCTTGAGGGACCAACTGAAGGGTCTTGAGCAAAAACTTCGGTTGGTCACGGGGGAGGTGGCTGTGCAGCGGACGAAAGCCAAAGCCGCCACTGACCGCGAGGAATTCCTGATGAAGGAGTTGTCGACGATGTACGAGAAATTGGCGGGTAACTGAATTTCCTTCCTTCGACTAATTTGACTATCGCCTTTGCGACTGTGGCTGTCACTGATTCTGATGCTTCAGGTCTTCAGATTGACCCCCAATCGGAGGCCGAGAGGGTGAACTCCCGACTGAGCAGGCTGAACACGTTGAACAAATCATCCTTTTGGTATGACAGAGACAGGGGCCGTGCTTTGGCATTGATGCAAGACCGTGTTGACCAGATAGGGGGTTTTGCCGACTCCTGTCGATCGACGTTGGAGCACATATACCAAGCCCTGTTTCCTCTGTGTTGACCACCTACTGGACTTGAAGCTTTGATACAAAAATTTCGTGGCGGCACGGGGATACAAGATTTTGCCTGGAGTTTGATGATCAGGGGCGCTCAACATGCTTTGGCGTTTTGCCCTGGTGAAGCACTCCAGTTTGGATCTTGATCACATCCACGAGCTTCCTGTGATGCCTGGGGAGACGATTGATATTCGACCCTGGATGGATCGAACTCTGCAACCGGCTCGATGGATCATCTTTCTTCGTGAAGAGGCGGTGCAAACGCAGCTTGAGGCGAACCGGGTCGCAAGTCAAGTCGTACCGTAGGCACCTAAAGAAAAGATATCGGGTGCGCGATCAGCggtcccgatgggagtagcccccgagtgcgtgTCCAACTGCTTGTAGTTGGGGACGTACTCGAAAGAAAAATTTCAATTTGTATGTGGCCATTGTAATGGATCTGTTATATTGATTATAAATCGATGTTCAAATGATGTGCATCTTGCCCATATTCGCTGCTTGGGTTACCATCGCGTACGCGGATAGCGCCCCTGATGgcagtagcccccgagtgcgtgGCCAACTGCGTAGAGTTAGGAAAGAACTCAAACAGACCTTGAGTTAGGAAGGATTTGTCGGGTGCGCGGACAGCACTCCTGATGGGAGTAGCCCTGAGTGCGTGGCTAACTGCGTGGAGTTAGGCACGGACTCGAACAGATCTTGAATTAGTAAAATTTCATCGGGTGCGTGATCAGCGCTCctgatgggagtagcccccgagtccatGGTCGACTATTTATAGTCGAGTTTGGACTCATTGATTGGCATATCTGGTGAGATCGACTGCTTCATTGCTTTCGTCGAGATGAGTCGCTCTGATGAGATCGTGTATCTTCGCGATCACGTGAGGGACGTTGAACGTCAGCTCTTGGCGCTTCGCGGGGAGGTTGCTGTGTGGAAGTCGAAGGCTCATGCCGCTGCCACCCGAGAAGAATTTCTCCTGGGGGAGCTTGTTTCGATAAGCTCGGATCTGTGCGGTAAGCATTGTCCGTGGTGAATGCATGTTCTGTATTGCTTCCCGTCTTGAACAAGCTGTCTTGTGTTTGCAGAAATTATCCCCGAGTCCCATGAGGAGGCTGAGCGCGTTCGTCATCGCCTGAACTCGCTTCAACGGGCAGGGCCAACGGTTCCTTCCTTCTGGTTCGATTCCGATAGGGGGTATGTATTGGCGCTTCTGCAGGATCGAGCCGCGCGAGCCAAAGCTTGTTTGTGCTCGTGCCGCCAGATTATGACTGACATTGATCGAGGCTGTTTCCGAATACGCCGGTTCTTGACAGTCTCCGGGGTTTGGTCCGTTTGTTCACGTATTCGGCCGTCATCAAGAGTTAT
This is a stretch of genomic DNA from Brachypodium distachyon strain Bd21 chromosome 1, Brachypodium_distachyon_v3.0, whole genome shotgun sequence. It encodes these proteins:
- the LOC100837358 gene encoding DNA-directed RNA polymerases II, IV and V subunit 8B, producing MAEHLFEDIFVVSRIDPDGKKFDRVNRIEARSEQMYMQLDVATDVYPMHAGDKFTMVLAPTLNLDGTPDTGYYTQAGRKTLADKYDYVMHGKLYKISEDSSGGQAAKVEIYASFGGLLMLLKGDPSSAANLELDQRLFLLMRKV